From the genome of Terriglobia bacterium, one region includes:
- a CDS encoding (Fe-S)-binding protein produces the protein MERISEEQRQRAFSTVKKQDVIARQKLPVRYHVEDFDVKERPRRFLEAFAAILKHTNYRVALDHYIRVIAKCARCATSCQVYQATGDPHDVPCYRSSLLLNVYRRHFTVAGMLRARLLGDPGLTDDQVQEMAAAFYNCTACRRCVFECPVGVDHALITHLGRYILSEIGIVPRALAVSVREQLTGKTGNTSAIPLPALLDSLEFLSDSMKEERGVDVPFPIDQDGAEYIFFPAVSDFMMEADTLMGNAAVFRATGDTWTIGTGYYDGINYGLFYSDQVLEHVVKKIKAEADRLHARKIIIGECGHASRVAKYFYPAFCEGRNGRPVINIMEYTYRAWKEGRLKLKPGAITERITYHDPCNIARPGWILEQPRELLKAFCSDYVEMTPNRRNNICCGGGGGTVSIDEIRPYRTTVGGLAKAEQIRATGAKYCVAPCANCKKQLRELVEDNHIDCQIVGLHDLLYKAIVFD, from the coding sequence ATGGAGCGAATTAGCGAAGAGCAGCGGCAAAGGGCCTTCTCAACCGTAAAAAAGCAGGACGTCATCGCCCGGCAGAAGCTGCCGGTCCGCTATCACGTCGAAGATTTCGACGTGAAGGAGCGGCCAAGGCGCTTCCTCGAGGCATTCGCGGCGATCCTGAAACACACCAACTACCGTGTCGCCCTCGATCATTACATTCGGGTGATCGCGAAATGCGCGCGCTGCGCCACGAGCTGCCAGGTTTACCAGGCGACCGGCGATCCGCACGACGTGCCATGCTACCGGTCCAGCCTGTTGCTGAACGTTTATCGGCGACACTTCACCGTGGCCGGCATGTTACGTGCCCGTTTGCTCGGAGACCCGGGCCTGACTGACGACCAGGTACAGGAGATGGCCGCAGCGTTCTACAACTGTACCGCCTGCCGCCGCTGTGTCTTCGAGTGTCCTGTCGGAGTAGACCACGCACTGATCACGCATCTCGGACGGTACATACTTTCGGAGATTGGAATCGTGCCGCGAGCCCTGGCCGTCAGCGTGCGCGAACAGTTGACAGGAAAGACGGGCAACACTTCCGCGATCCCGCTTCCTGCACTCCTGGATTCGCTGGAGTTCCTCTCGGATTCGATGAAGGAGGAGCGCGGGGTCGATGTGCCATTTCCTATCGATCAGGATGGTGCTGAGTACATTTTCTTCCCCGCCGTTTCCGACTTCATGATGGAAGCCGATACCCTCATGGGAAACGCCGCTGTGTTCCGAGCCACGGGCGACACTTGGACGATCGGCACCGGCTACTACGATGGCATCAATTACGGCCTCTTCTATTCCGACCAGGTGCTCGAGCACGTAGTAAAGAAGATCAAGGCCGAGGCGGACCGTCTCCACGCCAGGAAGATCATCATCGGGGAATGCGGCCACGCTTCGCGCGTCGCGAAGTATTTCTACCCGGCTTTCTGCGAGGGCCGGAATGGCCGCCCGGTGATCAACATCATGGAGTACACCTACCGGGCCTGGAAGGAAGGTCGCCTGAAGCTGAAGCCGGGCGCAATAACGGAACGAATTACCTACCACGATCCCTGCAACATCGCACGGCCGGGCTGGATCCTCGAACAGCCGCGCGAACTGCTCAAGGCGTTTTGCTCCGACTACGTGGAGATGACGCCGAACCGGCGAAATAACATTTGCTGCGGCGGCGGGGGCGGGACAGTGTCAATCGACGAGATACGTCCGTACCGAACTACCGTGGGCGGACTCGCGAAGGCCGAGCAGATTCGCGCGACCGGCGCGAAGTACTGTGTCGCCCCGTGTGCGAATTGCAAGAAGCAACTCCGCGAGTTGGTGGAAGACAACCATATCGACTGCCAGATCGTGGGACTGCACGACCTGCTCTATAAGGCCATCGTTTTCGATTAG
- a CDS encoding citrate synthase — translation MNVNQLTVVDERTDKQYKIPIKDGAIRSMDLRQIKTSPEDFGLMGYDPAFMNTASCRSAITFIDGDRGILRYRGYPIEQLAEHCTYLDVAYLLLHGELPDATQRKSWIELITHHTMVHETTRTFMERFRYDAHPMGILVSTLAALSTVYPEARDISNAENRRLQIARLIAKIPTIAAYGYRHSVGFPFIYPDNDLTYTENFMNMLWKMVEPKYVANPKLARALDVLFILHADHEQNCSANVMRSTGSSHADPYLSAAAAAAALSGPLHGGANEEVLVMLDKIGKKENIAEYIRQVKDGKFKLMGFGHRVYKNYDPRARIIKQTASEVFSVTGINRKLEIALELERIALEDEYFVSRKLYPNVDFYSGIIYEAMGFKPAMFTVLFAIPRMSGWLAQWQEMLTDSEQKISRPRQLFVGYDERKVDPHWKESAVAAHR, via the coding sequence ATGAACGTCAATCAGCTCACGGTTGTCGACGAACGAACAGACAAACAGTACAAGATTCCCATCAAGGACGGCGCGATCCGCTCAATGGATCTCCGTCAAATCAAGACTTCACCGGAAGACTTCGGCCTGATGGGTTATGACCCTGCATTCATGAATACCGCTTCGTGCCGAAGTGCGATTACCTTTATCGACGGAGACCGCGGAATCCTGCGGTATCGCGGATACCCGATCGAGCAACTTGCGGAACACTGCACATATCTCGACGTCGCTTATCTCCTCCTCCACGGTGAATTGCCCGATGCAACGCAGCGAAAGAGCTGGATCGAACTGATTACCCATCACACCATGGTCCATGAGACGACCCGTACCTTCATGGAGCGCTTTCGCTACGACGCCCACCCAATGGGCATCCTGGTCAGTACCCTCGCGGCACTCTCCACGGTTTATCCGGAAGCGCGCGACATCTCGAACGCCGAGAACCGCCGGCTCCAGATTGCTCGGCTCATAGCAAAGATTCCAACCATCGCGGCTTACGGCTATCGGCACAGCGTCGGGTTCCCGTTCATCTATCCCGACAACGATCTGACGTATACGGAAAACTTCATGAACATGCTTTGGAAGATGGTGGAGCCGAAGTATGTTGCCAATCCGAAGCTTGCCCGCGCACTTGACGTGCTCTTCATCCTCCACGCTGATCACGAACAGAACTGCTCCGCAAACGTAATGCGCAGCACGGGCAGTTCGCATGCCGATCCCTACCTTTCAGCTGCTGCCGCAGCCGCGGCCCTCTCAGGTCCCCTGCATGGTGGCGCCAACGAGGAGGTGCTGGTCATGCTCGACAAGATCGGCAAAAAAGAAAACATCGCCGAATACATTCGCCAGGTGAAGGACGGAAAATTCAAGCTGATGGGATTCGGGCACCGCGTTTACAAGAACTACGATCCACGCGCACGCATCATCAAACAGACCGCCAGCGAGGTTTTCTCCGTCACTGGAATCAACCGTAAGCTGGAGATCGCCCTCGAACTGGAGCGGATCGCGCTGGAAGACGAATACTTCGTCAGCCGCAAGCTTTATCCCAACGTCGACTTCTATTCGGGCATTATCTACGAAGCGATGGGCTTCAAGCCGGCGATGTTCACGGTGTTGTTTGCGATTCCGCGAATGTCCGGATGGCTGGCGCAGTGGCAGGAAATGCTGACCGATTCCGAACAGAAGATATCTCGTCCGCGGCAGCTCTTTGTCGGCTACGACGAGCGCAAGGTCGATCCGCACTGGAAGGAGTCGGCGGTCGCGGCACATCGCTAA